Below is a genomic region from Ancylomarina subtilis.
TAAATGGTCCATCAGTCACATTTACCGACTCGCCAACAAAATAAGGAACACTAATTTCCTCATCTTTATTAGTAAGTTCGTCAACCTTACCCAAAATGCGATTCACTTCTGATTGTCGCAATGGAGACGGGTCGCCGCCTTTAGTATCCCCCAGGAAGCCAATCACATTCGTAACACTACGAAGGATGTGAGGAATTTCGCCTGTTAATGCAGCCTCGATTAAAACATAGCCAGGTAAGAAAATTCTTTCCTTGCTGATTTTTTTACCGTTGCGCACCACAAACACTTTCTCGGTTGGAATGAGAACCTGTGATACGTAATCCTGAAGTCCAAGATTAGAAATTTCACTTAAGATATACTCTTGGACCTTCTTTTCTTTTCCTCCTACAGCCCGTAGAACATACCATTTTTTTTCAATTTCAGCCATCTTAAATTTTCAGTGATTAGTAAAACATACTATATATAGTGTCCATCAAATTCTTGAACCCCAAATCCATCACAAAAATTGCAGCAGCAATAATTGCAGAAGCTACCATTACTACGATAGCGCTACTTTGAAGTTCTGATCTTGATGGCCAAGATACTTTCTGTGTAAGTTCGGTATAAACTTCTTTTATATAATTTACTAATTTCATGTGCTTATAATTAAGTTTTATTAATTCACATGGAAGTTGTCTCACAGTCTAAATAAATCCAGTTTGTGAGACTTATTTCATAAGACAAAATATCCTTTTGCACGGGTGGAGAGACTCGAACTCCCGACACCTGGTTTTGGAGACCAGTGCTCTACCAACTGAGCTACACCCGTAAGTATAAGAAGATTGATCCGAAAACGGATCAATCTTTTATATTATAATTACTCAATAATTTCAGTAATCTGACCAGCACCTACTGTTCTACCACCCTCACGGATAGCGAAACGAAGACCTAGGTCACAAGCAACTGGAGTAATAAGCTCAACGTTAATAGTAACGTTATCACCTGGCATTACCATTTCAGTTCCTTCTGGAAGAGTAATCTCACCTGTTACATCAAGAGTTCTAATATAGAACTGAGGACGATATTTGTTATGGAATGGAGTATGACGTCCACCTTCTTCTTTCTTCAATACATAAACCTCAGCTTTAATCTTAGTATGAGGCTTGATAGTATTTGGGTGACAGATAACCATACCACGCTTAATAGCGCTTTTCTCGATACCTCTCAACAAAAGACCAACGTTATCACCAGCTTGACCTTCATCCAAAATCTTACGGAACATCTCAACACCAGTACAAACAGTTTTCATACCTTCAGCACCAAGACCAATAATTTGCAATTCTTCACCAGTCTTAACAATACCAGTCTCGATACGACCAGTTGCTACAGTACCACGACCAGTAATAGAGAATACATCCTCAACTGGCATCAAGAAAGCCTTATCTACATCACGTGGAGGAAGTGGAATCCAAGTATCAACAGCATCCATAAGCTCCATAATCTTCTCTTCCCACTCTGGCTCACCATTCAGGCCACCAAGAGCAGATCCAGCGATAATAGGAGTATTGTCACCGTCAAACTCGTAGAAATCCAACAATTCACGAACTTCCATCTCTACCAACTCTAACATCTCCTCGTCATCAACCATGTCAACTTTATTCAAGAAAACAACGATTCTAGGAACGTTTACCTGACGAGCTAAAAGGATATGCTCGCGAGTCTGTGGCATAGGACCATCAGTAGCAGCACAAACAAGGATTGCACCGTCCATCTGAGCAGCACCAGTTACCATGTTTTTCACGTAGTCAGCGTGACCTGGACAGTCAACGTGAGCATAGTGACGATTTGCTGTTTGATATTCTACGTGAGCAGTATTAATAGTAATACCTCTTTCTTTTTCCTCAGGAGCATTATCGATAGAATCGAAAGACTTCACTTCAGAAAGACCTTTACTAGCCAATACAGTTGTAATAGCAGCAGTTAAGGTAGTTTTACCGTGGTCAACGTGACCGATAGTACCAATATTTACGTGTGGTTTTGACCTATCAAAATGTTCTTTAGCCATAACTCGAAAAGTTAATTAATGATTAGACAACAATTAAAACAATATTTTATATTTTTTGAGCCATTGATGAGATTTGAACTCATGACCTCTTCCTTACCAAGGAAACGCTCTACCCCTGAGCTACAACGGCAAAACTTTGAGCGGGAAACGAGACTCAAACTCGCGACCCTCAGCTTGGAAGGCTGATGCTCTATCAACTGAGCTATTCCCGCATTTCACAAACACAACAACATTGTATCGTGAAGATTTACTGTGGGGAGAGCAGGATTCGAACCTACGAAGACGAAGTCAGCGGAGTTACAGTCCGCCCCAGTTGGCCACTTTGGTATCTCCCCAAATAAAATATAAATCAAAAAAGAGCCGGTGGCCGGAGTCGAACCGACGACCTGCTGATTACAAATCAGCTGCTCTGACCAACTGAGCTACACTGGCAATTAACAGACCATTCGCATCAGGACGTACAATTCCCTCACAAATGGTCTGCAAATGTAAAAACATTTTACCTATATAACAAAACTATCAAATAATTTTTCCAATTATTTTCCTCGAAGTTTTTCTTTGCGCTTTGTGATTTGACGCTTCAACGCATCTACTGCCAAATCAACTGCTTCTTCGAATGTTTTGCTTTGCTTTTGTGCAAATATATCACCTCCCGGGATATTAAATTTTATCTCTACTTCTTTATTTTCTACAACTGATGGTTTTTCAGCTCTCAAAAAGACCTCAACATTTGTAACATCGTCGTCAAGCTTAAGTAATTTATTTACTCTATTATTGACAAAATCTTCCAACCGAACATCAGCATTAAAACCGACTGCCTGAATGTTTACTTTCATACTCTATCCTCCAAGTTTTAAGCTCTGGGGTGAGCCTGTTTATAAATATCGTTTAACCTCTCAAAGCCTGTATGAGTGTATATCTGAGTTGCAGACAAATTTGAATGTCCCAACAACTCTTTTATAGCATTCAATTCAGCTCCATTATTAAGCAAATGTGTCGCAAATGTATGCCGCAACACATGAGGACTCTTTTTAGAAAGGGTTGTAATCTTAGACAAATGCTTTGTCACAATCCTATACAACAACTTTTCGTAAGCAGGTTTAGCTTGATTTGTTAAAATCAAAAAACCATCCTCATCAGAACAAAGCATAAACCTTTGCTCCAGATACTCATCAAGAAGTGTTTCGAGATTATTACTAACAGGAATAATCCTCTCCCTATTTCTCTTACCCAAAACTCGAACAACTGAGGCTGATCGATCAAAACTGGACACTTTCAAATTCATCAATTCAGATAAACGCATGCCAGTATGATAAAACATTTCAACTACCAGTCTGTCTCGAATCCCTTCAAAACCTTCCCCAAAATCTATCTCTTGTAGCAATCGCATGCTGTCTTCAGCAATAAAATTTGGAAGCTTCTTCCCTTGCCTCGGACCTACAACTCTATCCATAGGATTTTGTTGTATCATCGATTCTCTCAACAAATATTTAAAAAAGGATTTCAAAGAAGATAATTTCCTATTTACAGTTCGGGCTGAGCAGCCGTCATTCATTAAAAAAACGATCCACTTTCTAACATCTTTGAAATTCAATTCAACAATTTCACTCTCTTCAATCCCGTAGGATGACAAAAAAGAAAAAAATTGACTTAAATCACAATCATATGATACCAAAGTATGTTTAGAGTATCGTTTCTCGTACCGTAAATAAGACAGAAAAGATTCCTTATATCTCATACACTTTTAATTCGTAGTCTAGATAAACTAAATTACAAAAAAAATAAGATATCGAAACCTTTTTCAAAAGAAATTAATCTTCGTTCAATTGCATTTGCTGAACGTAAACTGCATGAATCTTCTCTTTTCTTTTTCTAACAGAAGGCTTCACGTAAACTTGTCTTCCACGTAATTCTTTAATTACACCAGTTTTTTCGAATTTTCTTTTGAATTTTTTTAAGGCTCTTTCAATGTTTTCGCCTTCCTTCATAGGAATAATAATCATAGTTTCTTCTTTTATTTAATTATTTCTAAATGAGCCGCAAACTTATTAATTCATTCACGATATTTCAAACAAATTTATAAAAATCTGACCAATTACTTTCATTTTAATTGAATCTAATGCAAAACTCAGGTAATTAGGCTATTCTTAAAGTCGAAAACTTGTCTTTTTACCTCCTTTTACTCTAAAATTAAATAAGGTTTTACCCTTTTATAAGCAGACTCACGCAAGATTTTCTTCTTAAGAAGGATTTCCAAGTCTAAAATGACGCCTTTTCGTTTTCTGAAACGAATGATATCAGAAGCTTCCCGATAACTAATATAAGGATGCTTACTTAATTCTTCCACCGTCGCTTTATTAATATTTATAGAGCGCTGAATTTCCAAATCAACTACTAAGAAAAAACTTAAACTATCCACTCTACTTTTTCTCAAACCATAAATATCGGCTAACTGATTAATATTATAAAAACCACCAAGTTTAGATCGATAATCAATTATTTTCTTTGCAAAATACAGTCCGATTCCTGGTAAAGTAATAAGTTGATTTGTATCAGCTCTATTTAAATCCAGCTTCACTATCTGAGGTTTCATTTTCGTTTTAATCCTTATAAAAGGCAACAACTCTTCAAGTTTTAAGGAATCAAACCCATAAATTCTCAAAAGATCAATGGGACTCTTAAAACATCCCCCCTTTGCTAAATATTTATTAATGCGTTCTGCAATATAAGAATGCACTCCTAAGCTATCCCAACCTGATTTAGAAACAGTATTGGGATCGAAAGGGAAAAGCTTATACTCCTGTTTTAAAATTGGATTAATTTGAATAAACTTCTCCAGCCTTGTGTAATCAATCGAATCAATGCCAGGTACATTCAGCAAATCATTCTTTTGCTTAAAAACTCCTGACTTCTTCCTGTAATTCAATATATTTTGGGACTTAATCCTTGTTAAGCCTAAACTTAAAAGATCCTCATAACGCACAGTATTGGGATCAAACAATACGGGCTTGACCCTTTGTGTCGCCGACTTAGGCTTTTCCTCCCTTTTTATTCTGACATAAGGTTTAAGCCTCATATAAAGTTCTTCAGTCATACCATATATTTTCATCAGATCATCCCCTCTCCTTATTACACCTCCTTTGTTTCGATAACGAATTAGATTCCTGATCTGAAATTTTGTAAAACCCAGAAATGCCAAGTCCAGGCTATCTGTGAAATTGGGATCAAAGAAAAATAATTTTTGAGTTTGCAACACCTCCCGCTTAAGCGTTGACTTATTTTCCAAAAGAACCAACAGGCTATCAATTCTTTTTTGTTTTTCCGGACTTTGATTCCAGACATCAATTGGGTCAGGTGTGAAAACAGGATACAGAAATAAAGATAGAAGTATAATAAGGAGAACTATTAAACTTTTCCTTTCAGAAGAAGAATATGAGAAAAAAGTTTTGAGATGCTTTTTAAAAGACATGACAACTTAATGAAGTGAAAACTGCAAATCCCAACACAAACCACCATCCTATATTATCATATTAAATTTATGCTATTTTCAACAAAATACAAAGTCCCCTC
It encodes:
- the nusG gene encoding transcription termination/antitermination protein NusG, whose product is MAEIEKKWYVLRAVGGKEKKVQEYILSEISNLGLQDYVSQVLIPTEKVFVVRNGKKISKERIFLPGYVLIEAALTGEIPHILRSVTNVIGFLGDTKGGDPSPLRQSEVNRILGKVDELTNKDEEISVPYFVGESVNVTDGPFNGFTGVIEEVNAEKRKLKVMVKIFGRKTPLELSFMQVEKE
- the secE gene encoding preprotein translocase subunit SecE — encoded protein: MKLVNYIKEVYTELTQKVSWPSRSELQSSAIVVMVASAIIAAAIFVMDLGFKNLMDTIYSMFY
- the tuf gene encoding elongation factor Tu, producing the protein MAKEHFDRSKPHVNIGTIGHVDHGKTTLTAAITTVLASKGLSEVKSFDSIDNAPEEKERGITINTAHVEYQTANRHYAHVDCPGHADYVKNMVTGAAQMDGAILVCAATDGPMPQTREHILLARQVNVPRIVVFLNKVDMVDDEEMLELVEMEVRELLDFYEFDGDNTPIIAGSALGGLNGEPEWEEKIMELMDAVDTWIPLPPRDVDKAFLMPVEDVFSITGRGTVATGRIETGIVKTGEELQIIGLGAEGMKTVCTGVEMFRKILDEGQAGDNVGLLLRGIEKSAIKRGMVICHPNTIKPHTKIKAEVYVLKKEEGGRHTPFHNKYRPQFYIRTLDVTGEITLPEGTEMVMPGDNVTINVELITPVACDLGLRFAIREGGRTVGAGQITEIIE
- the hpf gene encoding ribosome hibernation-promoting factor, HPF/YfiA family; the encoded protein is MKVNIQAVGFNADVRLEDFVNNRVNKLLKLDDDVTNVEVFLRAEKPSVVENKEVEIKFNIPGGDIFAQKQSKTFEEAVDLAVDALKRQITKRKEKLRGK
- a CDS encoding tyrosine-type recombinase/integrase; protein product: MRYKESFLSYLRYEKRYSKHTLVSYDCDLSQFFSFLSSYGIEESEIVELNFKDVRKWIVFLMNDGCSARTVNRKLSSLKSFFKYLLRESMIQQNPMDRVVGPRQGKKLPNFIAEDSMRLLQEIDFGEGFEGIRDRLVVEMFYHTGMRLSELMNLKVSSFDRSASVVRVLGKRNRERIIPVSNNLETLLDEYLEQRFMLCSDEDGFLILTNQAKPAYEKLLYRIVTKHLSKITTLSKKSPHVLRHTFATHLLNNGAELNAIKELLGHSNLSATQIYTHTGFERLNDIYKQAHPRA
- the rpsU gene encoding 30S ribosomal protein S21 is translated as MIIIPMKEGENIERALKKFKRKFEKTGVIKELRGRQVYVKPSVRKRKEKIHAVYVQQMQLNED
- a CDS encoding helix-hairpin-helix domain-containing protein yields the protein MSFKKHLKTFFSYSSSERKSLIVLLIILLSLFLYPVFTPDPIDVWNQSPEKQKRIDSLLVLLENKSTLKREVLQTQKLFFFDPNFTDSLDLAFLGFTKFQIRNLIRYRNKGGVIRRGDDLMKIYGMTEELYMRLKPYVRIKREEKPKSATQRVKPVLFDPNTVRYEDLLSLGLTRIKSQNILNYRKKSGVFKQKNDLLNVPGIDSIDYTRLEKFIQINPILKQEYKLFPFDPNTVSKSGWDSLGVHSYIAERINKYLAKGGCFKSPIDLLRIYGFDSLKLEELLPFIRIKTKMKPQIVKLDLNRADTNQLITLPGIGLYFAKKIIDYRSKLGGFYNINQLADIYGLRKSRVDSLSFFLVVDLEIQRSININKATVEELSKHPYISYREASDIIRFRKRKGVILDLEILLKKKILRESAYKRVKPYLILE